CAGTATGCAGACTTGACCATCATCGATCTTGGCGAGTTCGACAAACCCGGCGGTAAAGAAAAACTAGCCGCTCAGTTGAAAGATGCGGCGCACAACGAGGGTAGGGTCCGCTTGTGCCAACCAAAGCTCTATGGATGCTAACTAGAAAAGGCTTCTTCTATGTCACCAATTTCGGCTTGACTCAAGCCGAAATCAATCGTCAATACGCCATCGGACGCGAATTCTTCGCTCTTCCGGAGGATGTGCGCAAGTCCTACCGCGCCCCTCTCGAAGAGGGGATTTACAATGGCTACCGGCCACTAGGATCTATCCAAGTTCTCCCGGGCCTATGGGATAACATTGAATTCTACAACATCATGAAGTTTTTGCCGCAGTATGAGCGCGAGCACCCAGAAGTATTCCGTCGGCACTGGGACGAGATTGAACGCTTCCATCGCCACGTCCACGAGCATGTCGGGTACAAGTTGCTCCAGCTTCTCGCCATAATCCTGGAACTCCCAGCAGACCAAATCTCAAACGGTCACCTGTACGAGTCGAACTGCGATAGCGGCCTCCGTTACATGATGTACCGCGCCCGTTCGGCAGAGGTGAACGAGCAGTTCAAGGATCTCTATTCCCGTGGTCACACCGATAACGGCACAATTACATTTCTTTTCCAGCAGCCTGTTGCAGCCCTCCAGGTCAAGAAGCACGAGGATTCCCCTTGGGAGTGGATTCGGATTCCCGAAGGTACTTTATCTGTCAACATCGCTGATATGCTGTCCATCCTTTCCAACGGATACTTGAAAAGTGGCGTGCATCGTGTCACGGTCCCTCCCAAAGACCAGCAGGCGCAGGACCGTCTCGGACTTTTGTACTTTGTGCGGCCCAGTGATCGACTGACTTTGAAAAGCTTTGATAGCCCCCTCCTCCGCCGCTTGGGGTACTACGAGGAAGGCAAGAACAGTGAAATTGATATCCCCGCTCCGGAGTGGACTCGAGCGCGTATCAAGAAGAACTGGTCACGATCGCCCACAGATCCCAATGCGGGGACACAAATGGCTGGGTTTTCAGTGAAGCATTTCCACGATTAATTTTGAGGATTCGTCTTCTCAAATATGGAAATTTCTGGACCTCTCTATGTTGAAACACGCTATCTAAGCGGGATGTACATGTCACTTttcgtacaacatagaccCAGAACTTGACTTGCTCACTCATTCAATTGATATCTCATATCCACCATGCACCTCGACGTAGTCCTTTCCCGGTGGCAATTGGTAAGAAGAACACGTAATTGACAAGCCCATaatccccaaaaaaaaaacaaaaattgGATTTCGATTACCTGGAGCTGCACGAGCTGAAGTTGGAGATCAAGATTTGCTTGATAGATCATTTCCAAGCATGAGAAGGCCACGTCACTAAAGGTGCATTTGACTCTTTACACACGTTATTATCAAACCGGGCATAATTTTTGGGGGGTAAAATGTAGACTTGTAACTATTTCCCATCCAATTGGGAAatcctttcttttctgctAGAAACTGTAGTCACTGCAGGTTTCATACAGTCTTCTTGTCAAGATGTCAGATCTCTTCCAGAAGATCACCGCCCCGAACGGTGTCACCTATGAGCAGCCCCTCGGGTTGTTCATCAACAACAAATGGGTGACCTCCAGCAACGGCCAGAAGATTGTCTCTATCAACCCGACGTAAGTTTCCAAACACACTCGGCACCTACGTGACTATTAACTGTGTGGGGTAGAACCGAGTCAGAGATGGTTTCAGTTTATGCCGCGACGGAAGAAGATGTGGATCTAGCCGTCCGTGCAGCCCGTGCTACGTTTGAGAGCGAGGCCTGGCATGGCATAGATGGCACCAGGCGCGGTCAGCTGATGATGAAACTTGCCGATCTTGTCCAGCGTCACCAGACAGTTCTTGCAACCATTGAATCATTGGATAATGGAAAACCCTACAACAAAGCCCGGGGGGATATTGATGAAGTGTGCAGTGTTTTGCGTTACTACGCCGGTTGGGCCGACAAGCACTATGGCCAGACCATCGAGACATCCCGCACAAACTTCACATACACAGTCCGCGAGCCTATCGGTGTCTGCGGCCAGATCATTCCGTATGTGGTTCCCTCCCTCCCGCCGTAGCATGAACATCCATTTGATGAATGTCACGTAGATGGAACTATCCCATCGGAATGGCTTCATGGAAGATTGGCCCAGCCCTTGCCTGCGGCAATACCATTGTCATCAAGGCTTCGGAGCACACCCCGCTGTCAATTCTGTATTTCGCCAACCTGGTCGCAGAAGCCGGATTCCCGCCAGGCGTTCTTAACATCATTAATGGTCACGGATCCGAAGCCGGCGCTGCCCTCGTCCAGCACCCAGAAGTCGACAAGGTTGCCTTCACTGGAAGCACGGCTACTGGCAAGCGGATTATGCAGCTAGCCAGCAGAACCTTGAAGAATCTCACGCTGGAAACGGGCGGCAAAAGCCCACTGGTTATCTTCGATGACGCCCCACTCGAAGACGCCGTCAAAGCGGCTCACTTTGGCGTGATGGGAAACATGGGCCAGATATGCACAGCCACATCTCGGGTTTTTGTACACGAGCATATCTACGATTCGTTCATGGATGCGTTCGTCGCTTATGTCACTAGTGTCAACGTCATCGGCGACCCATTCGACCATCATACGTCCCAGGGAGCCCAGGTTTCGAAACAGCAGTTCGATAAGATCCTCGCGTACGCCCAGGTTGCAAAGGATGAAGGTGCCACAGTTGTTTTGGGTGGTACAGTAGCAGAGAACAGACCGAATGACAAGGGGTACTTCATCTCGCCGACTGTGGTGGGGAATGTCACTTCCAACATGCGCGTGTACCGAGAAGAAATATTTGGCCCATTTGGCGTcttcatcaaattcaatgatgagaatgatgTTATCCAAATGGCCAATGATACGGATTACGGTCTCGCTGCTGCTATCTATACTCGTGATAATGCCCGGATCCACCGCATTGTGCCAAAACTCAAGGTTGGTATGGTGTCTGTCAATGCGACCAATAATAGTGACTTCCGGGTTCCGTTTGGGGGTGTGAAGCAGAGCGGGATTGGGAGGGAGCTTGGACAGGCGGGATTGGAAGCATATTCTAACATCAAGGCCGTTTTGATGAACATCGCCTAGCCAGgagaaccttttttttttatcttcttGTCTGAGTTGAACGTGCAAATCATCGTGAATTGTTACAGCGGTCAGCTTAAAGATGGAATTTAACTGGATCGAAATAGGCGACGTGATGATTACTATAGAGTGGTGTATCAAACGACACATTTTAACCTTAGATGAAGTAGAGTTAGCCAATCACCAACTGCAATTCATTCTAAGCTAGTCTAAAAATGAGGATTCTTCCCTACCATccgaaccttggaagctatGTTGTATAAAATCTCATCATGCCTCTCTTTTTATTTCGTCCACAGTCAACTACACTCGCATCAgtctctacaacatatgtgcCCCCTACGAGACTTTCTGTGATTTATGGGGCACAAATGACTGCCTGGTAATTTAGATGACTATAGACGGGCACTGGCGCATGTCGATCTTGGGGCAATTCTTTACTCTGTCTTGTGAGATAAATGCATGAATTTCAGTAGCTTTCAATGCTGCTCCAGTCATTCCCACGAACGTGAAACCACAAAGCCGAAGTTCTCGCACGAGTTGAAACCCTAGTTGTACTTTCGCAACCCTAGTTGGTGAAAATTTTGTTGTGTCGTATGATGGGGTCGCTAGTGAAGATAGCGTTAGTCTCAAGGACTAGAGTCGAAGGAGAGACATTTTTACCGCACCTAAAGCGGGGGAGCTCCTTGGAAAAGTGGGATGAAAGTAAATTTAATAGCAAGCAGAAAAGGATTGTTAAAGGGCCAGGGTCTGTCGAATGAGAGGCACTTGCAGAAGAATCAAAAGATGAAGCTGGTCTTGATCATGAAACAACGGGATTTTTATAGGCCCCAAACAAGGGCTGATCTCAGCTCAGATGTTTTCTGTCTGATTATCCATGAATTCTGCGGGAGCCTAATTTTATTCTTCTCTCGATCAAACCCACATTTGTTGATGCTGTGAGAAGTCCGACTATGCACAACAAGAGGGACCCCCTTCAGTTTAGGTCCATTCTAGGTTTAGTCGGAATTCCAGTGCAGCAGATGAAAGTAACAGCGAGTATTCTCCACCTAAGGGGTGCGACAACTTTCAGCAGGTCCCACATCCACGAATACTGCACAGCAAGGCCGCAGAGCGGATCTATTTCCTAAGAAGTACAAGCTAACCGGGTTGTCACCTAGGCAATGTGATTATTCAACGAGCTCGGAAGAAGATTACGCGAGCACGAGCTTATAAATCTACAAGGTGGGGGCCAAAGACTGGATATGACCTCAGCCatcacatacaacatacttcCACCATCGATCTATCTTCAACCTACAGCAATTGTTCAGCTTACTCTTCAGTCCAAATTTTCGGTTGATCAATATGACGCAACCAAATATCACCCTCTACACAACCCAGACCCCAAATGGGATCAAAATCTCTATGGCCCTAGAGGAACTTGGGTATGGTAGCTTTCTTGACCTTTTAAGCTTCTGACTGACAGATCGTAGCCTGCCATACAAGGTCGAGAGGATTGACATCTCAAAGAACACTCAAAAGGAAGAGTATGCGTTTGCACCTCTACAGACACCCTACCCAAACAGACCTAACTATCGTACAGCTGGTTCCTGAAGATCAACCCTAATGGCCGCATCCCTGCCTTGACAGACACCTTCAGTGATGGCCAGGAGATCCGGCTATTTGAGTCCGGTAGCATTCTGGAATACCTGACAGAACAGTACGACACAGATTATAAGATCTCCTTTCCCAAGGGCACGCGGGAATACTACGAGATGAAGAGCTGGCTGTTCTTCCAGAATGCAGGGCTAGGACCTATGCAAGGCCAAGCCAACCACTTCACGCGGTATGCGCCCGAGCGCATTGAGTACGGCGTGAACAGATACGTCAATGAGTCGCGGCGACTGTATGGTGTTTTGGATAAGCACCTCGCTGAGTCTAAGTCTGGGTATCTTGTCGGTGACCATGTTTCTATTGCCGACATCTCACACTGGGGATGGATTGCTGCTGCCGGATGGGCCGGTGTCGATATTGACGAGTTCCCGAATGTTAAGGCTTGGGAGGAACTCATGGCCCAGCGACCGGGTACCGAGAAGGGTCGTCATGTTCCGACTCCTCATACCATTAAAGAACTCATCAAGGATAAGGCGGCGGCAGATAAAAAGGCTGCTGAAGCTAGGGCTTGGGTCCAACGGGGAATGCAGGCTGATGCCAAAGCCAAGGCTTAAAAAGGAATAACTAAGGCATTAGTGAAAGTTGAAAAGCAAAGCAGATCGTTTGAAACGAAAATTGGATCAAGAGACCATGAACTTCAGACTTTTTTGGTATATCGGTTGGTGTTGTGTTACTCTTCACATAGGACATGGTTGTACACCGGGATTGCAGGCTGTGTGCTCCATGGCTTTCCCTGGTTTAATACACACCCCTTGTCATCGATTGATCGCTGAGTATCACAAAACAGTTCTTAACCCTACCTTGGCACAAGCACGACGAATAGTCAACCCCAATCTCCACCGAAGGTGGGATAAAGGCGGAGAGTCCAGTAGGGTCCAAATCGCGACAGGTTTCTTCAGATGGGCGGGAAGACCTAGTGTTGATCGGAATCGAGATCAAGCTTTGGAGTCCCTACCCTGCCCTTCTTGGTGGAAAGCCACTCCGTTCAGTCGATGGCATGGCGTATGAGATCTTGTCGCAAGTGTAACTTGATCGCACAACCTATGAGAAGGATAAACATTAGCTAAGACCTTATTTAATTGGCCTTTTGAATAATGACGATAGCATCGAAAAGACTACTGAAGGGTTGTTTTCATGTGGAATGACATGATGAACTACGGGAAGGCACACTTGACCCAAAGCAATGGAAGAAGTACAATATAGGAGCGGTTCGGAGACTTAGATTGAAACCCGGAAAGATGAGAGATTAAACCGTTCTACCTATCTCCATAATAATTGTCAGCCCTGGATTACAATTTTGATAAGGTGCATAAGTAGTCTACCTCGGAGGTCCCACTGCTTAGGTATAACAAGAATAGTCGGCCACGTTTGCGGCCTTGTCACGTCTTTTCGTAGTCTTTCAGGGAACTGATGACAtgtacaacagtctaccctataaagattcaccacctccacagtggcgtactagcgtataaattagcgtagtatttaatatggtattttacaaattgatactCCATcattcttttaaaaaacagagttctcaacctttcaactctccatttctctcacatacaacatacaacaatttctcatatacaatgcCACTCCTACATACTACACTTAGTATGTAGTAGCACCCCcctgagcatcaataaccgcctggcaccgagcaggcatactctcaatcagcccattcaagaaatcctccggtacagcatcccaagcatcacgaacaaccccTCGGAGTATAGTGGGCGTCATATactgatctccatacttctcctctatccaatccttcatccaattccatacagattcaatagggttcaaatccggtgaaaatgcaggccacgccattatacaaacaccaagctcctcaaagtattcaattgtttctttagcagaatgcccaggcgcattatcttgcataacaattgggtttcgatcctttcgaaggcgaaaaaaCCCCTCCATTAAAGGAGCAATATACGAGATATAGCCTTCGGTATCAATCCAGCCCCtttccttctcccaaaagagggacggcctttttcaaggcctaaaaacgaagcccaaaacatccatcctccacatttccggcgtcgaggtcgaaggcagtcagggtgcctttcttcatcagctcgccgagtcactcgtaccttgcggtggtatccaggggttacccaggtctcatcagtccagattattcgacaccaatcatcacgagtccagttaacgtgagctcgtgcccaagtgaggcgttcaaggagattcttctcctttataTCAGGTCGACCAAGCGCAACACGGCGGTTATATCCCCTACTAGCCAAGGTTCGTCGAAGTGTATCAACAGAGATATTAAGAGATAGAATATTAATTAACTTCTCGTACGAAAGCCggcgattgatctcatttgtAGTGATAAAAGTAATAATATCATCCACTTCACTCCTTATCAATTTCGGGACTCGACCCGGGGGCTTACGAGGCGTAGGAGTACCTCGTGCAATCGCCCAGCGTACTTAGTTCCGGGTGATACCAAGATAATCCGCAGTTTTTTATTTCGACCAgtcaatactatccaaagtaagcacttggatagcagtatctcgctctagccagttccaacgttgtaatttccggtcaagattacccatcggaaagggctcACAAGGCATAGCAGAAGTagcggaattggtggtatTGGCGGTAAAGGACTCGATATCGGAATCCGGTGGTTCGGAGGGGGggcggggggggggcttggggtacgagggacctcttcaataggggctcagggtattccacagtgaattgaattgaattgtatggtagagagggtagttgaagaaggaagaattcaagagcaaagcaatACATGGTGAATACAGAGTGCTAAATTTCATTAGGACTAAATTATGCAGGTCTCtacaccgccactgtggaggtggtgaatctttatagggtagactgttgtaggtcttttttttttgactcTAAGCTTTAGGGACAGACAGAATTCTTCGCAGAAAAATTATATTGTGGCAGAAATGTGGCAGAATACAACATCACATTATATACGGAAGGCGGTAACTGAATTTACAGGCAGAACGGATCATATTACTAATCCCTTATTTTTCAAATGAttgtctatgttgtactgaGAAGACAACACAGGGATGGTatgttgggcgcttggcacgataATTCTTACCACTATTGGTGTAGTCGCCGCGGGGAACCCGTCGCCCCACCGAATGATCAAAACTCAGTCAGCGGAACAATGATCATCCGGGATGTCACCTTCAGCGCTCGAGCTACAACATTTCTTCATGATGTCTGTCCGGATATACACAAAACCCGAGCGTGGCCTCGCCACCGCCTACTGAATTAGATTTTGCTAAAATCACGTGCTAGTGCTCGCCTATTGAACACCGCAACTTCTTTCATCTCTTCGATTTCTATCACTCACTACTCACCTTTTTCTATTCAAAGCAGTCATGGCTTGGCGCAACCAAGGAATAACTGGCTCCAACAACATCCCGCTTGGCCGGCGACGCATGGGCGGCGAGGATGGAGAGGAGGAAAGTCGCACTGCGACCCCTTCTTCTATGCCCTCTTCATCCAAGGGTCCCGATGGGCCGAAGCGTGGGCGTAGTCCTGTTCGAGGtacgaatttttttttcccaaaGTAAAAGTTTTGAAAACAAATCAAGATTGACCCTGTGTTTCAAAGCCGATCCAGGTCCCCTGAACACCGATGGCGATGGCAAGAGGCGTAAGAAGCGCAACCGCTGGGGTGACCAACAAGAGAACAAGGCAGCCGGTCTTATGGGCTTGCCGACTATGATCATGGCGAACTTCACCAGCGAGCAGCTTGAAGCTTACACACTTCACCTTCGCATCGAGGAAATTAGCCAGAAGCTTCGGATCAACGATGTGGTCCCTGCCGATGGTGACAGGTGCGCGTTTTTTGTCCTTGATAATCAATGCTTACATGTAAACTGACCTCACCAACAGATCTCCCTCACCACCTCCCCAGTACGACAACTTCGGAAGACGTGTGAATACTCGCGAGTACCGTTATCGCAAGCGCCTCGAGGACGAACGTCATAAATTGGTCGAGAAAGCCATCAAGACTATCCCTAACTACAACCCGCCTTCTGACTACAGACGCCCCACCAAGACCCAGGAGAAGGTCTACGTCCCCGTGAATGACTACCCAGAGATTAACTTCAGTATGATAACTAACCCTCTAACTCCTAACCATTCTTCCATTGAGTCTATCACGAGTCCCTTCTCGACTCGAGCTGACAAGGCATATCACCTTGGATGTCCTCAGCTTGTTTCTTGCTAAACCGTGGTGCCTGATGCTGCACATCTTTTAAAAAATTACAGGATCACTAATACCTAGCTCTTGCTATCTTTACAGTTGGCTTACTCATAGGACCTCGTGGTAACACCTTGAAAAAGATGGAGACCGAGTCCGGTGCCAAGATTGCCATTCGAGGCAAAGGCTCCGTCAAAGAAGGAAAGGGTCGATCGGATGCCGCTCACGGCAGTaaccaagaagaagacctGCACTGTCTGATCATGGCGGACACCGAAGAAAAGGTTAACAAGGCCAAGAAGCTTGTCCACAATGTCATTGAAACAGTACGTTCCTTGGTCTCGTTTCGTGGGTCCAAAAACCGGATTATTGACGATATATCAGGCCGCATCCATCCCTGAAGGCCAGAACGAGCTCAAGCGCAACCAACTTCGTGAGCTGGCTGCTCTTAACGGTACCCTTCGTGACGACGAGAACCAGGCTTGCCAGAACTGTAAGCGAACTCCTTTCAAATGTCCTTGTGCAATTGATTTTAACCATGGTCCTGATCAGGTGGT
The nucleotide sequence above comes from Penicillium digitatum chromosome 1, complete sequence. Encoded proteins:
- a CDS encoding Oxidoreductase, 2OG-Fe(II) oxygenase family, putative → MATQTIQPQLGSLQPYVHPPETEEPLQYADLTIIDLGEFDKPGGKEKLAAQLKDAAHNEGFFYVTNFGLTQAEINRQYAIGREFFALPEDVRKSYRAPLEEGIYNGYRPLGSIQVLPGLWDNIEFYNIMKFLPQYEREHPEVFRRHWDEIERFHRHVHEHVGYKLLQLLAIILELPADQISNGHLYESNCDSGLRYMMYRARSAEVNEQFKDLYSRGHTDNGTITFLFQQPVAALQVKKHEDSPWEWIRIPEGTLSVNIADMLSILSNGYLKSGVHRVTVPPKDQQAQDRLGLLYFVRPSDRLTLKSFDSPLLRRLGYYEEGKNSEIDIPAPEWTRARIKKNWSRSPTDPNAGTQMAGFSVKHFHD
- a CDS encoding Aldehyde dehydrogenase — translated: MSDLFQKITAPNGVTYEQPLGLFINNKWVTSSNGQKIVSINPTTESEMVSVYAATEEDVDLAVRAARATFESEAWHGIDGTRRGQLMMKLADLVQRHQTVLATIESLDNGKPYNKARGDIDEVCSVLRYYAGWADKHYGQTIETSRTNFTYTVREPIGVCGQIIPWNYPIGMASWKIGPALACGNTIVIKASEHTPLSILYFANLVAEAGFPPGVLNIINGHGSEAGAALVQHPEVDKVAFTGSTATGKRIMQLASRTLKNLTLETGGKSPLVIFDDAPLEDAVKAAHFGVMGNMGQICTATSRVFVHEHIYDSFMDAFVAYVTSVNVIGDPFDHHTSQGAQVSKQQFDKILAYAQVAKDEGATVVLGGTVAENRPNDKGYFISPTVVGNVTSNMRVYREEIFGPFGVFIKFNDENDVIQMANDTDYGLAAAIYTRDNARIHRIVPKLKVGMVSVNATNNSDFRVPFGGVKQSGIGRELGQAGLEAYSNIKAVLMNIA
- a CDS encoding Glutathione transferase 3, encoding MTQPNITLYTTQTPNGIKISMALEELGLPYKVERIDISKNTQKEDWFLKINPNGRIPALTDTFSDGQEIRLFESGSILEYLTEQYDTDYKISFPKGTREYYEMKSWLFFQNAGLGPMQGQANHFTRYAPERIEYGVNRYVNESRRLYGVLDKHLAESKSGYLVGDHVSIADISHWGWIAAAGWAGVDIDEFPNVKAWEELMAQRPGTEKGRHVPTPHTIKELIKDKAAADKKAAEARAWVQRGMQADAKAKA
- a CDS encoding Branchpoint-bridging protein codes for the protein MAWRNQGITGSNNIPLGRRRMGGEDGEEESRTATPSSMPSSSKGPDGPKRGRSPVRADPGPLNTDGDGKRRKKRNRWGDQQENKAAGLMGLPTMIMANFTSEQLEAYTLHLRIEEISQKLRINDVVPADGDRSPSPPPQYDNFGRRVNTREYRYRKRLEDERHKLVEKAIKTIPNYNPPSDYRRPTKTQEKVYVPVNDYPEINFIGLLIGPRGNTLKKMETESGAKIAIRGKGSVKEGKGRSDAAHGSNQEEDLHCLIMADTEEKVNKAKKLVHNVIETAASIPEGQNELKRNQLRELAALNGTLRDDENQACQNCGQIGHRKYDCPEQRNFTANIICRVCGNAGHMARDCPDRQRGSDWRNAGGADRRGDRAVGTGDAVDREMEQLMNELSGGAPGEYEPRRIEAGPNGGNGQPDDRDAKPWQQRGPPPQSDVAPWQQRREPRPRDDYGSRDNYGSRDHHGSREDYGSRNQGGPAPWAAQNQHQGQPPNRDYAYGSQGGYAAPGTAPSAAPWQQQAPPGGQQPAYGGGYGGYGGYAAYPPGMGAPGAAPPGMGAPPPPPGMAPMYPGVAGSPPPPPPPGDAPPPPPPSDLPPPPPPPQ